TATAGACTGGACGTATGAAACAACCCATCACCGGCTACCATAAAGACGATGAAGACCACTGGGTCGCCCAGTTGGCATGTGGCCACAATCAGCATGTGCGCCATACACCACCGTGGGTGAATCGCCCCTGGGTCACTACGGCAGATGGCCGGGAGTCAATGCTGGGGTTTGAGCTCGATTGCAGGAAATGTGAAGAGGGTGCGCCGCCGGATGGCAGGCCCTGAGCGTTTGGGGCAGGCGGTTATACTGTTTTCCCGATTGCCAGCAGGTCTGCCCTACATAAAAAACGGCCTGCGCTGAGAGCGAGGCCGGTGGAAAAAGGCTCTGGAGGGGGGCCATAGCCATCTTGCCAAAGCGGGGCCATTAACGGCCCCGGCTTACCGAAAGCCGAAAAAGGAAAGAATTGCCAAAACAATAACTACGGCGCCGACAATATATACGATTCTGTTCATGGGTAGGTCCTTTGCTTCTGAATCCTGAAATCTGGTTGCGCCTTCATCCTTGCGGCGCCTGATGTAACGTCCTGTTCAGGCTGTTCCTGTTCCATCGCCTCATCCAGGTTCAGAATGGGCTTTTGGTTTTGTCTGGTCTGTTCGCTGTCGCACTGAGTGCGAAGAAAGATGAAAGCGGTGAGCACCATTGAAAGTCTGTTACCGCACAGATGGAAGTCCACTAGGGCGGATAAAGTATATTTAACGAACACACATTCAGGACTTCTAGTACCGTAAGGGTCTTTGCGTAAGCACTCTCCGGCGTCTCGCTACCGGGTTTGGCATCGACCGGGCGACAAGTAGCGCTCAGAAGCTCTGATCTTCCTGAAGAGCATGGTGCGGCTGCGCAGATTAGCCACCGCCCACCTATCATGGAGGAGGCCTGTCGCTATGAAGCTGGCCCAATTTATCCAGACAGAAACGGAGCAACTGCTCGAAGACTGGGAAGAAGCCGCGCTAGACATAGCTCCGGAACTAAAGGGCGAAGGCAGACCTGCCCTGAGGGATCATGCCCGCTCGATGCTGGCGTTCATCTCCCGGGACCTCGTTACCTCCCAGACCAGTAAGGAGTCGGCCAGCAAGGCCCTTGGCAAGGGCGGGGGCTCTGTTTCGGACTCCGGAGGAGAGCATGGCACAGACCGTCTCAATCAGGGTCTGTCCGTGCTTCAGGTGGTGCAGGAGCTCCGGGCCCTGAGGGCCCGGGTTACCAAGTCCTGGAGCGATAAGCAGAGAGGCCTCACCGAAAAAGACATCGATGAATTGGTGCGGTTCAACGAAGCCATCGATCAGTTGATTGCCAACTCGGTGTCCAGCTACTCCGCGTGCAAAGATCAGGAAACACGCCTGATCGAAACCATACTGAAAGCCTCCCTTGATCCTGCCGCCATATTCGATCCCGCTGGCAAGATCCTGTTTACCAACAAGGCGATGGCCGATCTGATCAATGCGCCGCAGCGGGAGATTATTGGCAAAACCCCTCTTGAGCTGGGTCTGGAATTTGCCGCGGAGTTTCACGACGAAATAACCAAAACCGCTACTACCTGTGAGATGCAGCGCAGGGAATTTCATCACCGCTTACCTTCAGGCCGTGAGTTGTATTTTGACTGCCAGTTTGTGCCGGTCCTTAACGACCAGAACGAGGTTGAAGCTGTCGTCAAAACGTCGCGGGACATCACCGAACGCAAGCAGACTGAGTATCAGGCCTGGCGAAACGCCAATTACGATTTGCTCACCGGCCTACCCAATCGGCGACTGTTTCTTGATCGGCTTGAGCAGAACCTGTTGGAGGCTGAACGAAGGGGCAGCTCCTTTGCATTGCTGTTTATCGACCTGGACCACTTCAAGCAAGCCAACGACCAACTCGGCCACGAGCCTGGTGACCGGCTTCTGTCGCAGGTGGCTGAACGGGTAAGTACCGATGTCCGGGCCATGGACACCGTGGCCCGTCTCGGCGGAGACGAATTTACCCTGATCCTGAAGGAGACTGGCAGGGAGGGTGCGAAACAAGCCGCCAAGGCGCTTCTGACCGGTCTCGAACGGCCGTTTGATGTTGATTCCCACCGGATACACATTTCCGGCAGCATTGGCCTGACTGTTTTTCCCGATGATGCCAAGGATATCGACCAGCTGATGCACAATGCCGACCAGGCCATGTACGCTGCCAAAGAGCGTGGAGGTCAGCAGGTTCAGGTTTACCAGCCCTGGATGGCGCA
Above is a genomic segment from Marinobacter panjinensis containing:
- a CDS encoding DUF3565 domain-containing protein: MKQPITGYHKDDEDHWVAQLACGHNQHVRHTPPWVNRPWVTTADGRESMLGFELDCRKCEEGAPPDGRP
- a CDS encoding putative bifunctional diguanylate cyclase/phosphodiesterase, whose amino-acid sequence is MKLAQFIQTETEQLLEDWEEAALDIAPELKGEGRPALRDHARSMLAFISRDLVTSQTSKESASKALGKGGGSVSDSGGEHGTDRLNQGLSVLQVVQELRALRARVTKSWSDKQRGLTEKDIDELVRFNEAIDQLIANSVSSYSACKDQETRLIETILKASLDPAAIFDPAGKILFTNKAMADLINAPQREIIGKTPLELGLEFAAEFHDEITKTATTCEMQRREFHHRLPSGRELYFDCQFVPVLNDQNEVEAVVKTSRDITERKQTEYQAWRNANYDLLTGLPNRRLFLDRLEQNLLEAERRGSSFALLFIDLDHFKQANDQLGHEPGDRLLSQVAERVSTDVRAMDTVARLGGDEFTLILKETGREGAKQAAKALLTGLERPFDVDSHRIHISGSIGLTVFPDDAKDIDQLMHNADQAMYAAKERGGQQVQVYQPWMAQSESEHMRLSRELDHALRENQLELYYQPIIDVGTGAISGAEALLRWNHPYRGLLAPAAFLSLTKQSGTTDSINAYVLEQAVTCSLRWRDPSDEAFPISINESPASFLTRTLVDEWRARLTRAGLDDSRITLELTPASLNNIRASGFNPIESFSRAGLRLKLAIDDFGMEPFSLWAIQEFRMDSVKVSRELVNDAGKGGNADRILEAIISMAHAINVEVVAVGVEKDEQLDFLSRAGCDYAQGFLFSRPLCTEDFESLLSRHRQ